Within the Astyanax mexicanus isolate ESR-SI-001 chromosome 9, AstMex3_surface, whole genome shotgun sequence genome, the region AGATGAAAGAAACTGCAGTTGACTGGAGGTGATCTAGCCATGATCACGTGATCTAGCCATGGCCAATCAAAAGCCAAAGAAGCCTCTCTTCACATCACAAGTCCAAATGGGTCCGACTATAGTTGTTGTACAAAAGCCACCCCTGAAGGAAATGAGGTCAGCACTCGCAGCCCGGCTGAGATGAGAGTGAGATGATGCACAGTACAGTAGATAAATCAACCATGACCACACTGGAGGAGGACTgtgaagtgtaagtgtgtgtgtgtgtgtgtgaatgtgtgtacatatatagacatatttgtaaatgtgtgtgtttgtgcgtatgtgtgtgtacgagtgtatGTTGGTGTAAATGTGTCTGAGGAAGTGTGTGAGATGAAGTCTTCCCCTTCTGTTTCACCCAGATTTGATGACCCCCACCCAATTCCTCTGTGTGCACCCTGCTAGGCTCTATTCTGCCTGTGCGTCGTAGTTGGCACCGCCAGCCTTCTTCAGCTCATTGCGGATGTAGTCCTCCTCCAGTTCTCGCATATCGCTGACCATAAACTCCTTAGCAAAGTTCTGCAAGAAGAAAAAAATTGCTCAGACTACACCTGATGATGTATACTAACAGAACCAAAAAATACACTGAATGGACAAAGGTAATGTGACACATATGAAGATACAGTGAATCACAGACCAAATTGTAcagtttagtttaattttttttgtatgtgtgaaAGTAAAAAAGGTGATTTTGATTAGCTAAagctgtaaaataatatttaataattaattattttgagtATTCCAAAGACTTATTTGATTAATGACAGGAAAAACATAGTCTCATAATGTATACATATAGACTCACCTGGACAACGTCTTTCACCAGTGTCTTGTCTGTGCTAATCTTGGCCCTCTGCAGTCCACTCACGTTCTCCCCAATCCAGGTGATGAGGGTGAACTTCGCACGCTTGCTCATGGCATCGCCCGTCGTGATCCGCACAAAACCGAACAGACGGTTGTCATCTGAAAGACAAGAGAAACCAACCGTATATTGAGCAACAGACTATGAGACCCATGTGAGCAGTTGGCCAATTGTCCTGAAGATCTGCTGGAGTGCATGGTAATCAGATGGTGctgtagtgtatttttatttatggcCTTGAGGAATAAAGCTCTGCGAATGAAGCTGGTTGATCGGCAGGTTCTGTGGATAATGGATAATAACACGTTGCGTAAATGGTGCAGGAGGCTGAGTAACTGTGGTAATTTAGAAGTGTAATAAGAATGAACCCGGACACACTGCTGGCTGCTGAGAGACAAATCTTTGGCAAAGCTCCAAGCTCAGAACAAGGGAACAGTGAGGTATTCAGGTCAACCAGCTGAATTAAGAAGAGAATTAAGAGCGGGACAGTTTTTCTCagttattttttctcatttctctctagTGGTcttgtatgtacacacacacacacaaattatatatacatatataaacacaggCTAACTGTTGACTGTTAGCCTCTCAATGGCAAACAACTGCATTGCAGTGGCTTTGGGAAAAAGTTCAAATCCCTCGAGTCCTACAGAGGAAATCTCCGCCAGCTGCTTATTCATGACCTGCAGAAAATAGTCCTGCTCAAATGAACTCTTCCTTATACTACAGTCTGGCTTACTGAACAACCAAtcaattaaatctgtttttttaaatatacatatgaATAAGCAACAAattcatcaataaaaaaaagttttacaatgtttaataaatatcttaaatatctaaAGAAGACATTTACCTTTAAGATAAACACTCTGTCCAAATGCTTGCCAGATTTTTACACTGAAcccattgctaacacagatgtCTAAAGGCACAAAAATGCAGCTTTAAAGTCCAGTTTCTGCACAAATGTATTGCCCATAGAATAGGAATGCCTGGATCAAATAAACTTGAACGTATTGGTACCATGAGTAAAGCCAGGTGTGAGCTATAGGGGTATAAATTTCCTAGGATTGAGCTGTCAAGTAGTGGAACTGTATTTTCTTGAATGATGGCGCaccattcagtacttttggatgggatgagggTGGGGTGGCAATTCTCCAACATCCTGACAcaacttcactaaaactctcGTTGCTAAATACAATGAAATCTTCACAGGAATGCTTCTACATCTAGTAGAAAGCACTCCCTTGATAGTTGCACCCAATATGCAAAGATCATATGAATGAATAGGCTTTACACATATTAATTATTGAATATTTTTAGCTAGCTGACAAAATACCTGCCTACATAATAATGTAACAACAGACACCACAAAGGGACTGTAGAGCTCAGAGCTAAAACACAgcagaaataaaacacaaaaagtgtGTTCTGTTCACATCAACTCTTATCAACATCTTGCTCTGCACTGACCTGAACCTCTGGATGTCATGTCACTGTTTACAAGAAACTGCCTGGCTGCTTTTGCCAAGAAGCACTCAGCCCTCAGTGAGCTACCTTGGCACCACTTCCCACTGCAGTATTTCAGGCATTAAATGCCGTTGTTCATTAACCAGGTTTAATGTTAACAAGCTTAGCAGTCAAAAAATAGGTCACTGGTGTCACTTTGTAACGTTGTTACGTTAAGCAGTCGTGCTAACAGGTTACACAACTAAATGACGACAAATCCACCACCCCTAAAATACAAAGCCTTAAACACTGTAGAAATTGCTGGTCAAAATCTTTCTGAGATAGTAAATGCTGTATTTTGACATCAACTGCGGCAAGAGCTATCTGTAGGCCCATTATGACATTTAGGTTTCACTTTCCAGATCATTtccaaataattttaaaaacatcTATAAGCTTATTTCTGAAGGCCTCTGAGAAATCTCTGGATCTGGCCAATGTAAATGAACCACTCACTTTAACAATCTAGATCAACAAATCAAACTAAATGACTATGGTTCaaataagacaggctcctccaacaacCCCTCTAACCAGGTtctaatcatctgcagctgattTGGAGCATTTGATTTAAAATTGAAGCTTTTATTAATTAGTATTAATAAATGTGGGCATTTCATGTGTTTTTCCCACAAAAAATACCCAGATAGGcagaaaataatagaatttatttTGATTACATTCTACAAACAATGAAAAAGAAATGTATTCAGCTGTATCTGTTTAGCTTATTACCAccatctcttcatttttttcaaataaagatAAAACGTTGGCATTCAAATATGTTAACTAAAGTTTTTAGAGCATCCTAATCTTTTTACAGACttttaaattacaagagattacTACTGAAGAGTAGGAAACTCCTTTTTTGGCATTCTTATTCTTTGAAATGGTTCCTGTTGCATTTCCCTTATGCTGGTTAAGACCTTTCCCACTTCTACTTCCGTGTAATTCTAAAGTGCCACAGTTCTGTACAGCTCTTCCCCCTCCGCTTCAGCCTGCCTGAATACTTACGCTGACGCTGCACCAGCCTGTCCTTAGATCAACAGTAGAACTATGATGATGCAGCAAAAAAGAGAAACGCAAAGGTTTTTAGCTCTTTTAACAGTCCTGTCAAGCTTGGTTTTGAGACTCAAACGCTGATCAGTCTCCAGAACCATAGACAACCAGTACAGTAACAGACAAATGCCAATATTTGCAAAGGCTACAGGATACAACAGAAAGACAAACACTTCAGCACATCTTCCTAGCAGCTGATGTTATTGCTATGCTGAACCTTATAAATTCCTAACCATCTCCTCCAGAACAAAGGTCTGAAAGCTAAACTTCTATCTGTAAAACCAATCAATGGGACTCAATCAGCTATCTAGGCCACATACTGTGTTCTAGGCCAGTGTTTCCCAATCCTACTCCTGCAGTCCCCCTTGTAGTGCACAATTTAGTGCTCCACCCACTCTAAAACACTTATTCCAACCCCAGGAAGGGTTTGGAAACCAGCAGAGGAGTTAAGTCAGTTGTTTTAGCTCATGTTAGGAACCAAAAACACACTGCATAATAAGCAGGAAGTCCAGTATCAGCATTGGGAAATGCTGCTGCTAAATCAAGATTATATGCAAATATTAACATCAAGGTGAGTTTTAATGTCCTGTAGGTGTGCTTTTGCTGCAGAGTGCAGTCCTCATTTTGGACACACCACACCCAGATCCAGCAGCTTGTTAATAGGAGTGGGCGGATgtggtggtgctgctggtggtggtgatatcatttgctttctctctttctctgaggaATTGCTGCTCTCTAGACTCATATTACACTGAGACAGTCATAGATTTAGTCATGTGGAAGTAACTTGAAAAGTTTGACAATGTCTTAAAAGCGAGGCACAGCACAGCAAGAGTTTTGTGTTTATAAGAATATGGAATTTATCATTTTGAGAGAGTGTTAGAGCTCAACAAAAATACTTAAGTTAAATAAAGGAAGTTGAAGCATTAGTGTAGCATTTCAGCTGTTTTATAGTACTGGAGTCAAGCATGCACAAATGTGGTCAAATAAGACTGCAAAGACTAATACCAACCCTACAACAAGCGATTTCCACGCTGTTTCAGTTGCAGACATATTTCCACTATTGTTTGGTTTAAAGGCGGTAAGATGGTAAgttgttttcttttcttagcgCTCCAATGAAATCAACTGTGGGTAACATTATCACAGGTTTTTAAGCCTTGGCTCATGCAAACTGTGACGTGAACACTGTGAATAACCAATAGGTGAGCTTTATCCAGCACCAAACAGAAAGCAGCAGAGCTTCCCCATTCATTTAACGGGGCGTTCTTTTACTTTTTACGATCAAAGTACTGTGCACACGCAAGTGCAGCTGTGGCCAAAAGCTGCTTCGATTACTGATCAAATTACTGTTCAACAGCAGAAGATTGGACTTAAGCTCAAAAGCATCTTGATGCAGTCTTGTAAATAAATAGTGAGCATGCAGAAATTTAAGTCTTTAAGTCTTTATATGTTAATTATGCCACTTAGCTAaagtgatttattcatttaagtaTAAGTATTCCAGTGTATGCTTGGCATAAGTGTCTTGAAACACTTGGAATTGAGTGTCTAATGCAGCACCAATAATAGGGCTTACCTGAACATTGACTTTTGAAGTCTGCATAGTCGGTTCCATGTCCTGCAGGAACAATCATGGGGCCATCATACTTAAAAGCTGCCCTAGAAGCAgattaatgcaaaaatatatacatgttcATTCAATAGGTTCTTCACTGAGGGCCagtttcccagacatggattaagcctgGTCTGGTCTAGTAGGATTCTAGCACAAACTAGAGCATTAGTAGAAATTCTTCCAGAAGCTTATGAAGCGTAATGCAGGTCTAGAAAACTGGCCCATTTATTGTTACACGTTTAACACATAAACCAGCAATATTAAACACCATGAAACAATGACAGCACAGTTTTTATATGCTTTTGATGCATGCAGATTATTAAAATAACCCCATTTCTGGCATATGGTGGAAAGAAAATCAATGAAATGAGTCTGTCAGCCTGAAAGGAAACTGAAATCAGGCTTAAGCTCTGTCTCACTCACCAGTTAATGTCTGTGGTATCGTCTCGGACGAGGTTGTAAGCTTCTCTGCAAGCTTCTTTGTCGATCCGTGTTGCCATTTTTGACGGATAAAAGGCTGAGGGACGAATAAAACAAGGGAAGTGAAAATAGAGACGGTAGGAAAGGGTGTAAGAGCTTGAAAAGGCTGGTTAAATCCTCAGCTCAGTGCAGCAGGGCGGCGATGCTGTGCTCTCAGCTGCGGGCTACAGGGAAAGAGGCGACTCTCGCTGCTCGATTCATTTCCTACTGCCGGTTTATGGGCGTTGGTGATATTTGTCAGTCATGTTGCTGTTCGAATGAATCTGGGTGCTCTAGCAGGGCTCACCTCCTCCTAATGGCCAAGTAGGGGATTCTGCTAAATTGAATCCAACCCACTCcattgtgtgtaagtgagtgtctGCTGAGTGAGTTATTCTGCCATCTTGTGGCTCGTGATTCACATTGTTTGGCTGTGTCTCAGTGTCTCTTATAGCCTTTAACTGTACACACCctgaacaataaaacaataataccCAGGCTCCAACAGGGTAAACCACACAGTCTATAGGTGAAGCTGACTGACTGGCTTAGATCTGGACCAGCAGGGTATATGTTTCTGTTAAAGTCTGATTGTAAAGCTGGTCTACATTCATATATTTGCAAGGACATTCCCAACCCTAAAAAATGCTGTAATtcgagatgctatctcattatttcgaaggtcatttttttgagatgccaTTTTGAAATGTTATCTCATTTTGAtaagccattattttgagatgataTCTTATTATTTAGAAATGCTATCTCATTcttttgagatgctatctt harbors:
- the cotl1 gene encoding coactosin-like protein — translated: MATRIDKEACREAYNLVRDDTTDINWAAFKYDGPMIVPAGHGTDYADFKSQCSDDNRLFGFVRITTGDAMSKRAKFTLITWIGENVSGLQRAKISTDKTLVKDVVQNFAKEFMVSDMRELEEDYIRNELKKAGGANYDAQAE